The Parasteatoda tepidariorum isolate YZ-2023 unplaced genomic scaffold, CAS_Ptep_4.0 HiC_scaffold_6819, whole genome shotgun sequence genomic interval tgtttacgttcgtgtatcaattgattaacattgtaatgcaatacgttaaaaataaatacaaataggaagtacataaaaatctcctgattaaaaacccattacttgtgcgtttaaatattaaattgttgcGTACAAACTcatgcaaaacatgtaattattaaaaaaatacagtgcgTCTagtaatttgatctaattattattatatactaatataatacctgatataataaatattctatatttatatagtatatcgtctaatttatcatatcgttgaatttatattatatatcgtttaatttaactaacgtaaacaagtgcaaaccggtttcagttgcgcaaaatcaaaaaaactgtatagtattacctgataattaagattttacatagaatcttataatgcgtctaataatttgtctacatgtctaaattgaggaagtggcaTCACGATTGAGTTATGCTGCCATCTTTCTTTCTGTTctctcttgtcaaacgaaaggCACACTATTCTGACTTAATTCGCAAAAATCAAATAACTGACCAGCTTGGCCTGtccaagtgtcattagaaacaacacaATTATCTTAAGCAATTCAATGAattgaagatatattttttatttgaaggtaTTTCGAGAACTGTTCAATTTTCTTTCGTTCTCTTGCATTATACCTTCATTTtctagttttcttaaaaaagtataagaCTGGTCATAGTTTTACGCAAAGcttacacaaaaaaagaaaacgtaacTTACTTAATAAATGCGAAGTAGTTAATAAGTTTAGAATTAAGTTTTAagccttattaaataaaataataatcaaaaccaaaagtaaataaaagtaaatatctttaaacgagaaaaaaatattttacacggaaaaatataaattttttttaattttacactaaggacaattaaagataatatttgttCAAGTGGAAAAAAGCCTCTTTCcgttaaatattcaataatattaaatcacgTTATAAGATTTTCTGTCATTGGCTATGTGTAAATATGACATTAAGATTTTatgatatagaaaaaaataggaacttgtatttacaaaaaaatcctGATGCAGTAGTATcaagtcataaaaattattaaaaaaatctaataatcaaatcattataaaaatcatgcattttatttgataaaatgctCATTCGTTCTTTCTTTTAAagagcataaaattattttcatttaagtaaaacttagatgaaaatagattaaaatgaaaatatattagatttaaTTGATTTGTTATACATTTTAAGGGAGTTTCTTTTTCAGGCGGCAACAAATATAATAAGCAAAATGGAACCAAAGTTTCTAATAGTGGTTGACCGCCATCTTGATGGTGGAAAAGAATATAATATCCTTGATCACCTGGAATTTATGGTGGATGGTAAGAATAAgactcatttttatttcacttttactcatccatttaatttttttactatgcagaaacaaaagcatttaacttaaaaacgtaTTAAAAGTGTAACCTTTATTCAGTGAATTTGAATCATatcacactgttagaaatttctaaaaaaatagtttaataacaatttatttaattttcattttaccatattcaaataaaacagtcaaataaccgtaaataaggTAGTAATCAAAGTGTTAACTgcggtaaaatttttttattaactactttcgcctaatacggttaaactaTCAGATTTTTAGAGCCCTAACTAGGCTTCTGTTTTAGAGTTTTGTAGTTCTATAGTTTTGTTACAGTATCGTATAGTTCTGTATTTTTGGTTTTTCCACGCTAGttgtaaatgttttcaaaagcgtaaaggcaaaaaatgttttttttttcaccgtaAACTTTACCGTTAATAGGACAACCAAACTGCTGCTGGTTATTTCactgtaattttaaagtgaaaattctTACAGTGCATGATgttataaagatatatttacataatCAAATCTATTAAAggagaaatctttaaattaaacacCTACTTTTCATTCGTAGCttaattcttttgtttctttcaatacaactaaaagtatacaaaaatatGTACATCCGTGATGCAATACTAGTGATAtatgatacttttaaattatacaatgaTTATTATATAATACTGATATGATATGATGATAGATAATACAATTAAATGATACATATGATGATATCTGATATTGTTATGtgataataaatgttatatagtaaattttttatttttatggtgttACATAATATATTTCGTTGCATAGGAACACCTTCActagaaaaagtaattatagtGCCTAGTAGACGTGAAACTTTATCAATGGATATCTCCCATATCAGAAATAGGTAAGATTAAgcgcttaattttttaaattaaagaaaaatttagttcgtAAAGTTTGTGATGAttttacaccgaagagccattacattatgaccaccctgccaataacatgtaggaccacctttaacCCTCAAAaatgctagcacccgccgtggcattgattccacaagatgctgataggtagtctgaggtatgtGGTATCTAgagctcaccaactggtcctgcaattccgtcacattgcgaggggtagcgtggcagcatgaatctggttttccaagtaggaccacaaatgctctattggattaaggtcaagtgaatttgggggccaagacatgacttgaaagtcactggaatgttcctcgaac includes:
- the LOC122273688 gene encoding acetoacetyl-CoA synthetase-like → MEPKFLIVVDRHLDGGKEYNILDHLEFMVDGTPSLEKVIIVPSRRETLSMDISHIRNSCFIDNFLETGKLQDGSVPPLVFEQLPSSHPVFLSFTSGTTGIVKGVVHSAK